A DNA window from Comamonas sp. 26 contains the following coding sequences:
- a CDS encoding nucleoside deaminase, with protein MTSHIDLMRQAVDLAHENRLNGGRPFGAILAKDGQIIAQGVNNIVASNDPSTHAEMEAIRAGTQKRANPSLAGLSIYASGHPCPMCLAALVMNGAEQVFYAFDNNDAAPYGVSSEGTYQRLRLSLTPPPLPIIRIDTGISPEQLYGDAAWPCA; from the coding sequence ATGACATCTCACATAGACCTCATGCGTCAAGCCGTTGACCTGGCGCATGAAAATCGCTTGAACGGTGGCCGTCCCTTCGGCGCCATCCTTGCCAAAGACGGGCAGATCATTGCCCAGGGCGTCAACAACATCGTTGCCAGCAATGATCCCAGCACCCATGCGGAGATGGAAGCCATTCGCGCGGGCACGCAAAAGCGCGCCAATCCCAGCCTCGCAGGCCTCTCCATCTACGCCAGTGGTCACCCCTGCCCCATGTGCTTGGCGGCGCTGGTCATGAATGGTGCCGAGCAGGTGTTTTATGCCTTCGACAACAACGATGCAGCGCCTTACGGCGTGTCCAGCGAAGGCACTTATCAGCGCCTGCGCCTGTCGCTGACACCACCGCCCTTGCCCATCATCCGTATTGACACAGGAATCAGCCCAGAGCAGCTGTACGGCGATGCCGCCTGGCCCTGCGCCTGA
- a CDS encoding putative selenate ABC transporter substrate-binding protein, giving the protein MTQSFARRRALRGLAVAAMAASSLATFSAHADTPAVLRVSAIPDEAPTELQRKFKPLGEYLSQATGMKVVFTPVSDYAAVVESLATKKLDLAWLGGFTYVQAKIRTNGTAIPIVQRAEDAVFTSKFITADPAIKTLADLKGKTFAFGAPSSTSGSLMPRFFLQQDGLNPEKDFKTVAYSGAHDATVAFVAAGKADAGVLNTSVWDKLVESKKVDTSKVRVFATTPTYFDYNWTVRGDLDPAIIKKLKDAFLALDPSKPEHKAIMDLQRASKFVATESKNYDGIEAAGKSAGLLK; this is encoded by the coding sequence ATGACGCAATCTTTCGCTCGCCGCAGGGCGCTGCGCGGCTTGGCCGTGGCAGCTATGGCCGCTTCTTCTCTGGCAACTTTCAGCGCCCACGCCGACACCCCCGCCGTGCTCCGCGTCTCGGCCATCCCCGATGAAGCCCCCACCGAGCTGCAGCGCAAGTTCAAGCCCCTGGGCGAGTACCTCTCGCAAGCCACCGGCATGAAGGTGGTGTTCACCCCCGTCTCCGACTACGCCGCCGTGGTCGAATCTCTGGCCACCAAGAAGCTGGATCTGGCATGGCTGGGCGGCTTCACCTATGTGCAGGCCAAGATCCGCACCAACGGCACGGCCATCCCTATCGTGCAGCGTGCGGAAGATGCGGTCTTCACCAGCAAGTTCATCACGGCAGACCCTGCCATCAAGACCTTAGCTGACCTCAAGGGCAAGACCTTCGCCTTTGGCGCACCATCTTCCACCTCGGGCAGCCTGATGCCCCGCTTCTTCCTGCAGCAAGACGGCCTGAACCCTGAAAAAGACTTCAAGACCGTGGCCTACTCCGGCGCGCACGATGCGACCGTAGCCTTCGTGGCCGCAGGCAAGGCCGATGCCGGCGTGCTGAACACCTCCGTGTGGGACAAGCTGGTCGAGTCCAAAAAGGTCGACACCAGCAAGGTCCGCGTGTTTGCCACCACCCCCACCTACTTTGACTACAACTGGACGGTGCGCGGTGATCTGGACCCCGCCATCATCAAGAAGCTGAAAGACGCCTTCCTGGCGCTGGACCCTTCCAAGCCCGAGCACAAGGCCATCATGGACCTGCAGCGCGCATCCAAGTTCGTGGCGACCGAGTCCAAGAACTACGACGGTATTGAAGCCGCCGGCAAGTCGGCAGGTCTGCTGAAGTAA
- a CDS encoding class I SAM-dependent methyltransferase, whose amino-acid sequence MQALLAAIAQMPYCTDAQRIFHGRGGLYPGCEQISLDAFPPVIVLTSFAPMDEAQLAVIGQALEQRWQQIAPADQPLIWAFQTRESGGRVETRVMSGELPEPHVVTENGAKYLIHISRGQNHGLFLDMAAGREWVRQQVLAHTQPERMKVLNLFAYTCAFSVVAKLAGAGQVLNMDMSKTALATGQHNHQINGVKAGASFAAHDIFSSWGKITRGGLYDLIVVDPPSYQKGSFIATKDYARLMRRLPDLLAPEGHVLLCLNAPELGTAFLREQMTEIAPELKFVERLANPPVFADVNEECSLKVLVYRAPALETSS is encoded by the coding sequence ATGCAAGCCCTGCTAGCCGCCATTGCCCAGATGCCCTATTGCACCGATGCCCAGCGCATCTTTCACGGTCGGGGCGGGCTTTATCCGGGCTGCGAACAAATCTCTCTGGATGCGTTCCCGCCCGTCATAGTGCTGACCAGCTTTGCACCCATGGATGAGGCACAACTGGCCGTCATTGGTCAGGCACTTGAGCAGCGCTGGCAGCAAATTGCCCCTGCAGACCAGCCGCTGATCTGGGCCTTCCAGACCCGCGAAAGCGGCGGCAGGGTCGAAACACGTGTCATGAGCGGCGAGCTGCCCGAGCCACATGTGGTGACCGAAAACGGCGCCAAATACCTCATCCATATCTCGCGCGGACAAAACCACGGCCTGTTCCTCGACATGGCCGCTGGCCGCGAATGGGTGCGCCAGCAGGTGCTGGCCCACACCCAGCCAGAGCGCATGAAGGTGCTTAACCTGTTTGCCTACACCTGCGCTTTCTCCGTCGTCGCCAAACTGGCCGGTGCCGGTCAGGTGCTCAATATGGACATGAGCAAGACCGCGCTGGCCACCGGCCAGCACAACCACCAGATCAACGGCGTCAAGGCTGGAGCCAGCTTTGCGGCGCATGACATCTTCAGCAGTTGGGGCAAGATCACCCGTGGCGGCCTGTATGACCTGATTGTGGTGGACCCACCCAGCTACCAAAAAGGCAGCTTTATCGCCACCAAGGACTACGCCCGCCTGATGCGCCGCCTGCCCGATCTGCTGGCACCCGAAGGGCATGTGCTGTTGTGCCTGAACGCCCCCGAGCTAGGAACCGCCTTCCTGCGCGAGCAGATGACCGAAATCGCGCCCGAGCTGAAGTTTGTGGAGCGTCTGGCAAACCCGCCCGTGTTTGCCGACGTGAACGAAGAGTGCAGCCTGAAGGTGTTGGTGTACCGCGCACCAGCACTGGAAACCTCAAGCTAA
- a CDS encoding ABC transporter permease gives MSAMVLNTTPEKSPALDAALAVPNAVSDAALAQESTVAQAALKRRKSLIIALRLAVLVIVLGGWELSARMKWIDPFFYSMPSMIWNQIVEWLRDGTSQGPLWQQVLVTLEETVIGFLIGAVAGVICGIVLGRNKLLSDVFSIYIQIANSIPRVVLGSVFVIALGLGMASKVALAVVMVFFVVFANAFQGVREADKYMIANAQILGASPRQVTMSVVIPSAMSWILASLHVSFGFALVGAVVGEFLGAKEGIGLLISTAQGAFNASGVFAAMIVLAVVALAADFLLTRLEKRLLKWRPAAF, from the coding sequence ATGTCTGCAATGGTTTTGAACACCACGCCGGAAAAGTCTCCGGCACTGGACGCCGCCCTGGCCGTGCCCAACGCGGTCAGCGATGCCGCATTGGCCCAGGAATCCACCGTGGCCCAGGCCGCGCTCAAGCGGCGCAAGTCCCTGATCATTGCCCTGCGGCTGGCAGTGCTGGTCATCGTGCTGGGCGGTTGGGAGCTGTCGGCGCGCATGAAGTGGATTGACCCGTTTTTCTATTCCATGCCCAGCATGATCTGGAACCAGATTGTGGAGTGGCTGCGCGACGGAACCTCCCAGGGCCCGCTGTGGCAGCAGGTGCTGGTCACGCTCGAAGAAACGGTGATCGGCTTCTTGATCGGTGCCGTGGCCGGCGTGATCTGCGGCATCGTACTGGGCCGCAACAAGCTGCTGTCTGATGTGTTCAGCATCTATATCCAGATCGCCAACTCCATTCCCCGCGTGGTGCTGGGTTCGGTGTTCGTGATTGCGCTGGGTCTGGGCATGGCATCCAAGGTGGCGCTGGCCGTGGTCATGGTGTTCTTTGTGGTGTTTGCCAACGCCTTCCAGGGCGTGCGGGAAGCCGACAAATACATGATTGCCAATGCCCAGATTTTGGGAGCCTCGCCACGCCAGGTGACGATGTCGGTGGTGATTCCTTCGGCCATGTCCTGGATTCTGGCCAGTCTGCATGTGAGCTTTGGCTTTGCGCTGGTTGGTGCCGTGGTGGGCGAGTTTCTGGGCGCCAAAGAGGGCATTGGCCTGCTGATTTCCACGGCACAGGGCGCATTCAACGCCAGCGGCGTGTTCGCCGCCATGATCGTGCTGGCAGTCGTGGCCCTGGCAGCCGACTTCTTGCTGACCCGGCTTGAAAAACGCCTGCTCAAGTGGCGGCCCGCAGCGTTTTGA
- a CDS encoding sensor histidine kinase → MLNSLRARLALWLLLPLAALVAVCAYFSHEHAEEVADYVQDHDLLSSAKNLADRLIWEGSDIHASVPPSALSLFMSPQHDQIYLSVTDDQGQLLAGQPDFPQPTPLSLEGSDAAQWYDASWQGQAIRAVITRRAMFDVAGARPITIIVGKTTHSRDAMLQSLWLPTLEYLLWALALAVLVSATALTLELRPLLAMTQQLAQRQNQPQALQDLDFHLDARPLQQELRPLAETVNQFARTIRAQVARQRQFISDAAHQLRTPLAIQANTLTPDAAQLSQLPSQQQAALWQRLQRSNQQLVNITHQLLLLAQAEQAVASQQAVSVDLQSLCLQALENFAPAAEHKSIDLGWEARHSSDAGTAPYTITAATHLLPELIANLLDNAIRYTPDQGRVTLGLRASEANVALFVEDNGPGIPAQSRDQVFERFYRIATDTQGTGLGLAIVQEVARSCQATISLESGQPMPSEEGRPGLRITVAFHTRPAAT, encoded by the coding sequence ATGCTCAACAGTCTGCGTGCCCGCCTTGCTCTGTGGCTGCTGCTGCCCCTGGCCGCACTGGTGGCCGTGTGCGCGTATTTCAGCCATGAACATGCCGAAGAGGTGGCCGACTATGTGCAAGACCATGACCTGCTATCGTCGGCCAAGAACCTGGCAGACCGCCTGATCTGGGAAGGCAGCGATATCCATGCCAGCGTGCCGCCCTCTGCGCTGTCGCTGTTCATGTCACCCCAGCACGACCAAATCTACCTGAGCGTCACCGACGACCAGGGCCAATTGCTGGCCGGCCAGCCGGACTTCCCGCAACCCACGCCATTGAGCCTGGAGGGCAGCGATGCCGCCCAGTGGTATGACGCCAGCTGGCAGGGGCAGGCTATCCGCGCCGTCATCACGCGCCGCGCCATGTTTGATGTGGCGGGCGCTCGCCCCATTACCATCATCGTCGGCAAAACCACGCACAGCCGAGACGCCATGCTGCAAAGCCTGTGGCTGCCTACGCTGGAGTATTTGCTGTGGGCACTGGCCCTGGCCGTACTGGTCAGCGCCACGGCGCTGACGCTGGAGCTGCGCCCCCTGCTGGCCATGACTCAGCAGTTGGCCCAGCGGCAAAACCAGCCCCAAGCCCTGCAAGACCTGGACTTTCACCTCGACGCCCGCCCTCTGCAACAAGAGCTGCGCCCGCTGGCCGAGACCGTCAATCAGTTCGCCCGTACCATCCGCGCCCAGGTGGCTCGCCAGCGCCAGTTCATTTCGGACGCGGCCCACCAGCTGCGCACACCGCTGGCCATTCAGGCCAACACGCTAACACCCGATGCCGCGCAGCTCAGCCAGTTGCCATCGCAGCAGCAAGCCGCCCTGTGGCAACGGCTGCAGCGCAGCAACCAGCAGTTGGTCAATATCACCCACCAGTTGCTGCTGCTGGCCCAGGCCGAACAGGCAGTCGCCTCGCAGCAAGCTGTGAGCGTAGATTTACAGTCCCTATGCCTGCAGGCGCTGGAAAATTTTGCCCCGGCGGCCGAGCATAAATCCATCGACCTGGGCTGGGAGGCGCGACACAGCAGCGATGCTGGTACGGCGCCCTATACCATTACCGCAGCCACCCATTTGCTGCCAGAACTGATAGCCAATCTGCTGGACAACGCGATTCGCTACACGCCCGACCAAGGCCGGGTCACGCTGGGGCTGCGGGCATCGGAGGCGAACGTGGCTTTGTTTGTGGAAGACAATGGCCCTGGCATCCCTGCACAAAGCCGGGACCAAGTGTTCGAGCGTTTTTACCGCATTGCCACCGATACCCAAGGAACGGGCCTTGGCCTCGCCATCGTGCAGGAAGTGGCGCGCAGCTGCCAGGCGACCATTTCGCTGGAGTCTGGCCAGCCAATGCCCAGCGAGGAAGGCCGGCCGGGGCTGCGCATTACAGTGGCCTTTCACACGCGCCCCGCAGCAACTTGA
- a CDS encoding ABC transporter substrate-binding protein codes for MTLNACSRRSILASAVSAAALSLCAGLPAAHAADSDTVTIMVGGINKIIYLPAKLTEALGYFKDEGLKVELQSQPAGVDAENQLIAGAVQGVVGFYDHTIDLQAKGKEIEAIAVFGKVPGEVELVSAKAAPTFKTMADAKGKTLGVTGLGSSTEFLTRYLADRAGVASKDYSLLPVGAGSSFIAGMKQDRIQAGMTTEPTVSQMLKTGEAKVLVDLRAEEGTRAALGGLYPAASLYVRNEWAASHKDQATKLAHAFAKTMAYIQTHSAEQIAELVPKDYYGADKPLYVEALKASLPMFTKDGAMPAGGPETVLKVLSAYKPQVKSAHIDLGKTYSNAYLTGK; via the coding sequence ATGACTTTGAATGCTTGCTCCCGCCGCAGCATATTGGCCTCGGCGGTATCGGCCGCCGCGCTTTCCCTGTGCGCCGGCTTGCCCGCTGCCCATGCCGCCGACAGTGACACGGTCACCATCATGGTGGGCGGCATCAACAAGATCATTTACTTGCCGGCCAAGCTGACCGAGGCCCTGGGCTACTTCAAGGACGAAGGCCTGAAGGTGGAGCTGCAGTCCCAGCCCGCCGGCGTGGACGCGGAGAATCAACTGATCGCCGGTGCCGTGCAAGGCGTAGTGGGCTTTTATGACCACACCATCGATCTGCAAGCCAAGGGCAAGGAGATCGAAGCCATTGCCGTATTTGGCAAAGTGCCCGGCGAGGTGGAGCTGGTCTCGGCCAAGGCCGCTCCGACCTTCAAGACCATGGCCGACGCCAAGGGCAAGACTCTGGGCGTGACGGGTCTGGGTTCATCCACCGAGTTTCTGACCCGCTATCTGGCCGACCGGGCCGGTGTGGCTTCCAAAGACTACTCGCTGTTGCCTGTGGGAGCGGGCAGCTCCTTTATCGCGGGCATGAAGCAAGACCGCATTCAGGCTGGCATGACGACCGAGCCCACAGTCTCGCAGATGCTCAAGACCGGCGAAGCCAAGGTGCTGGTGGACTTGCGGGCGGAAGAAGGCACGCGCGCTGCGCTGGGCGGTCTCTACCCCGCTGCCAGCCTCTATGTGCGCAATGAATGGGCGGCTTCGCACAAGGATCAGGCCACCAAATTGGCCCACGCCTTTGCCAAGACCATGGCCTATATCCAGACCCATAGCGCCGAGCAGATTGCCGAGCTAGTGCCCAAGGATTACTACGGTGCCGACAAGCCCTTGTATGTGGAAGCGCTCAAGGCCTCGCTGCCCATGTTCACCAAGGACGGTGCCATGCCTGCTGGCGGACCGGAGACCGTGCTCAAGGTGCTCTCTGCCTATAAGCCCCAGGTCAAGAGCGCACACATCGACCTGGGCAAGACCTATAGCAATGCCTACCTGACGGGCAAATGA
- a CDS encoding cyanate transporter, giving the protein MTASSSYPQRVSPLLWLTVVVLITINLRPFLSAPGPLGPVIQNATGMDLRAFSWLTLLPMVLMGLGGWLAPTALQRLGARQAIVSALVLIALGCALRIAGASSMVLIATAGLCGAGVALVQSILPGLIKRQSPHNVPFMMGLYSAALMGGGAFGAQLSPLAIQWGMSWQASLAMWAVPVVIALPLAFYALGRIGLPLPATAAKHSQPVSNDTAWLMRRRRTWLLVLSFGLMNGGYASTVAWLAPFYQTHGWTATQSGSLVAILSVAQAASALTMPALAARSADRRLWIIVALLLQAVGFTLMALWPTAAPTLSIVILGIGLGGCFSLYMLVALDHLPSPTQAGALNALMQGGGFILAALAPWIVAQLQQLSGSWTVGWLYHAGIAALVCLMVAQFNPKHYAREMRQP; this is encoded by the coding sequence ATGACTGCATCGTCCTCATATCCTCAACGCGTCTCGCCACTGCTGTGGCTGACCGTGGTGGTGCTCATCACCATCAATCTGCGTCCATTTCTCTCGGCTCCCGGCCCGCTGGGCCCAGTCATACAGAACGCCACAGGCATGGATTTGCGTGCCTTCTCCTGGCTCACGCTGCTGCCCATGGTGCTGATGGGGCTGGGCGGCTGGCTTGCGCCCACGGCCCTGCAGCGGCTGGGGGCGCGCCAAGCCATCGTCAGCGCGCTGGTGCTGATTGCTCTGGGCTGCGCGCTACGTATCGCCGGCGCCAGCAGCATGGTGCTGATTGCCACAGCAGGCCTGTGTGGCGCGGGCGTGGCATTGGTGCAAAGCATTTTGCCGGGTCTGATCAAGCGTCAGTCGCCGCATAACGTGCCCTTCATGATGGGCCTGTACTCCGCAGCACTGATGGGCGGCGGTGCCTTTGGAGCGCAGCTCTCGCCGCTGGCCATTCAATGGGGCATGAGCTGGCAAGCCTCACTGGCCATGTGGGCCGTTCCCGTGGTCATCGCCCTGCCGCTGGCCTTTTATGCGCTGGGCCGCATCGGCTTGCCCCTGCCTGCGACGGCTGCAAAACATAGCCAACCCGTCTCCAACGACACCGCATGGCTTATGCGTCGCCGCCGCACCTGGCTGCTGGTGCTGAGCTTTGGCCTGATGAATGGCGGCTATGCCTCCACCGTTGCGTGGCTGGCACCCTTTTATCAAACCCATGGCTGGACGGCTACGCAAAGCGGCTCACTGGTGGCTATTCTTTCAGTGGCTCAGGCCGCATCCGCCCTGACCATGCCCGCGCTGGCGGCGCGCAGCGCAGACCGCCGCCTCTGGATCATCGTGGCCCTGCTGCTGCAAGCCGTCGGCTTTACGCTGATGGCGTTGTGGCCTACGGCAGCCCCCACGCTCAGCATTGTGATTCTGGGCATTGGTCTGGGCGGCTGCTTCTCGCTCTACATGCTGGTGGCGCTGGACCATCTGCCATCTCCCACCCAGGCAGGCGCTCTCAATGCGCTGATGCAGGGCGGCGGCTTTATTCTGGCGGCACTTGCCCCATGGATCGTGGCGCAACTGCAGCAGCTCAGCGGCAGCTGGACGGTGGGCTGGCTTTATCACGCCGGCATTGCCGCCCTGGTGTGCCTGATGGTGGCGCAGTTCAACCCCAAGCACTATGCGCGGGAGATGCGCCAGCCTTGA
- a CDS encoding response regulator transcription factor, which yields MKILLVEDNHELAQSLAELLRAHSFVVDLAERGDAADQLLQQSHYDLLLLDLNLPQLSGKALLRRLRERGDALPVIVLTASDSLDQKVICLEIGADDYLVKPVEVRELLARMQAIARRQRPGRENLVRCGNLQLDLRTRLFAVQGEELALPPRERGVLEALMLAHGSAVSKTKLLDAVYGMDEDASEDALELYVHRLRKKLEPSDATIMTLRGVGYLLKQKLATSEGDISSTHPTS from the coding sequence ATGAAGATTCTTTTGGTCGAAGACAACCATGAGCTGGCCCAGTCCCTGGCCGAATTGCTGCGTGCCCACAGTTTTGTGGTGGACCTGGCCGAGCGTGGCGACGCTGCCGATCAGTTGCTGCAGCAGTCGCACTATGACCTGCTGCTGCTGGATTTGAATCTGCCCCAGCTCAGCGGCAAGGCACTGCTACGGCGCCTGCGTGAGCGTGGCGACGCCCTGCCCGTCATCGTGCTCACGGCCTCGGATTCGCTGGACCAGAAGGTGATCTGCCTGGAAATCGGCGCCGACGACTACCTCGTCAAACCCGTGGAAGTGCGCGAGCTGCTGGCGCGCATGCAGGCCATTGCACGGCGCCAGAGGCCCGGGCGCGAGAACCTGGTGCGCTGCGGCAATCTGCAACTGGATTTGCGCACGCGCTTGTTTGCCGTGCAGGGCGAAGAGCTGGCCCTGCCCCCGCGCGAGCGCGGCGTTCTGGAAGCGCTGATGCTGGCGCATGGTAGCGCGGTCTCCAAAACCAAGCTGCTGGATGCCGTCTACGGCATGGACGAGGACGCCAGCGAAGACGCGCTGGAGCTGTATGTGCACCGCCTGCGCAAAAAATTGGAGCCCAGCGACGCGACCATCATGACGCTGCGCGGCGTGGGCTATCTGCTCAAGCAAAAGCTGGCGACGAGCGAAGGCGATATATCGTCCACGCACCCAACCTCCTGA
- a CDS encoding PaaI family thioesterase: MLSFGPDIPFVHELGFVLIKAENGESELQYTPRPEHLNSFGVTHGGASMTLLDVTMAVAARSVDFEQGIVTIEMKTSFMQAANGPLVGKGVMLHRTGTMAFTEGRIYDAQGRLCVHATGTFKYMKRKPKVDGDVNGELRPLATD, from the coding sequence GTGTTGTCATTTGGTCCTGATATTCCTTTTGTGCATGAGCTGGGTTTTGTCCTTATCAAGGCGGAAAACGGCGAGTCTGAGCTGCAGTACACACCGCGCCCCGAGCATCTGAACTCCTTCGGCGTCACGCATGGCGGCGCGTCGATGACTCTGCTGGATGTGACCATGGCCGTGGCCGCGCGCAGCGTGGATTTTGAGCAGGGCATTGTCACCATCGAGATGAAGACTTCCTTCATGCAGGCCGCTAACGGCCCGCTGGTAGGCAAGGGCGTGATGCTGCACCGCACGGGCACCATGGCTTTTACCGAAGGCCGTATTTACGACGCGCAAGGCCGACTTTGCGTGCATGCCACGGGCACCTTCAAATACATGAAGCGCAAGCCCAAGGTGGATGGCGATGTGAATGGCGAATTGCGTCCGCTGGCCACGGATTGA
- a CDS encoding SDR family oxidoreductase: MTRTVQQLFDLSGKTALVTGGSRGLGLQMAHALGEAGAKVLLTSRKANDLQEAAAELKAAGIEADWIAADCADEADIDRLAKEAVQRLGHVDILINNAGASWGSPAEDHPTAAWDKVMNLNVRGYFLLSQRIARLSMLERKSGRIINLASIAGLGGNPTGMKTIAYNTSKGAVINFTRALAGEWGEHGITVNAICPGFFKTKMAAILIETLGEDEMKSHAPLRRLGDDEDLKGLTLLYASDAGKHITGQWMAVDGGVSALVGG; the protein is encoded by the coding sequence ATGACACGTACGGTGCAGCAACTTTTTGACCTCTCGGGCAAGACCGCTCTGGTGACCGGTGGCTCGCGCGGGCTGGGTTTGCAGATGGCGCATGCGCTGGGTGAGGCGGGGGCCAAGGTCCTGCTGACTTCGCGCAAGGCGAATGACTTGCAGGAGGCCGCTGCCGAACTCAAGGCCGCAGGCATCGAGGCGGACTGGATTGCCGCCGACTGCGCCGACGAGGCCGATATTGATCGACTGGCCAAAGAGGCAGTGCAGCGCCTGGGTCATGTAGACATTCTGATTAACAACGCGGGTGCCAGCTGGGGCTCGCCTGCGGAAGACCACCCGACAGCGGCCTGGGACAAGGTGATGAACCTGAACGTGCGCGGCTACTTTTTGCTGAGCCAGCGGATTGCCCGCCTGTCCATGCTGGAGCGCAAGAGCGGCCGTATCATCAATCTGGCGTCGATAGCCGGGCTGGGCGGCAACCCCACGGGCATGAAGACGATTGCCTACAACACCTCCAAGGGGGCGGTGATCAATTTCACGCGTGCGCTGGCGGGCGAGTGGGGCGAGCATGGCATCACCGTGAACGCGATCTGCCCCGGTTTCTTCAAGACCAAGATGGCAGCCATCTTGATTGAGACGTTGGGCGAGGACGAGATGAAGTCCCATGCCCCACTGCGCCGTCTGGGCGACGACGAAGATCTGAAGGGCCTGACCCTGCTGTACGCCAGTGACGCGGGCAAGCACATCACCGGTCAGTGGATGGCGGTGGATGGCGGCGTGAGCGCGCTGGTAGGCGGCTGA
- a CDS encoding ABC transporter ATP-binding protein, with protein MPNQALANAASAQAAIEFDDVSLRFISPDGTATLALRNFSMSVARGEFIAIVGPTGSGKSTTLNLVTGLLQATVGQVRVMGKPVDGIDPRIGFVFQADAVFPWKSVRDNVAAGPIFRGTPKAQAMTLADEWIHRVGLANFGNHYPHQLSGGMRKRVALAQTFINKPEILLMDEPFSALDMQTRTLMQDELLRLWSGTGGSVVFVTHDLEEAIALADRVFVLTARPATLKRVYDIDLPRPRVMSQVRYDPHFIDLSKRIWDDLREEVVIQ; from the coding sequence ATGCCAAATCAGGCTTTGGCGAATGCTGCATCAGCGCAAGCTGCTATTGAGTTTGATGATGTCTCGCTGCGCTTTATCTCGCCAGACGGCACGGCGACGCTGGCGCTGCGTAACTTTTCCATGAGCGTGGCTAGGGGCGAGTTCATTGCCATCGTTGGCCCTACAGGCAGTGGCAAATCGACCACGCTGAATCTGGTCACCGGCCTGCTGCAAGCCACCGTGGGCCAGGTGCGAGTGATGGGAAAGCCCGTGGACGGCATTGATCCGCGCATCGGCTTTGTGTTCCAGGCCGATGCAGTCTTTCCCTGGAAATCGGTGCGCGACAATGTGGCCGCCGGCCCCATCTTTCGTGGTACACCCAAGGCCCAGGCAATGACGCTGGCCGATGAATGGATTCACCGCGTAGGCCTGGCCAACTTTGGCAACCACTACCCGCACCAGCTCTCGGGTGGTATGCGCAAACGGGTGGCTCTGGCCCAGACCTTCATCAACAAGCCCGAAATTTTGCTCATGGACGAGCCGTTCTCGGCTCTGGACATGCAGACCCGCACGCTGATGCAGGACGAGCTGCTGCGCCTATGGTCGGGCACCGGTGGCTCGGTGGTGTTTGTGACCCACGACCTGGAAGAAGCCATTGCCCTGGCCGACCGCGTGTTCGTGCTCACGGCCCGGCCGGCCACACTCAAGCGTGTCTACGACATCGACCTGCCGCGCCCCCGGGTGATGAGCCAGGTGCGCTATGACCCGCACTTTATCGACCTGTCCAAGCGCATATGGGATGACTTGCGCGAAGAGGTTGTGATTCAGTAA
- a CDS encoding MGMT family protein, with protein MDQVAPLPFFAHALFVTRIGVCGMAWNAHAITAVQLPEASCAETRERMLLGLHKRHALQPERGPASYGALTSPSEVPMFALQAMSGVQRLLAGTNAVLERDWVDVSAEDASVGVLGDMRDVYQPCAADLAQANGLTALPALEQIALDEFAVPEFHSRVYAFTRALKPGQTATYGEVATALGAPGAARAVGQALGANPFAPIVPCHRVLAAGGKPGGFSGGQGALTKLRMLEIEGGAWGGTLSLFAD; from the coding sequence ATGGATCAAGTCGCTCCCTTGCCTTTCTTTGCCCATGCCTTGTTTGTCACGCGTATTGGCGTGTGCGGTATGGCCTGGAATGCTCACGCTATTACGGCAGTGCAATTGCCGGAAGCGAGCTGCGCCGAAACACGCGAGCGCATGCTGCTGGGCCTGCACAAACGCCATGCGCTGCAGCCTGAGCGCGGGCCAGCGTCTTATGGCGCGCTCACATCCCCATCAGAGGTGCCGATGTTTGCGTTGCAGGCCATGTCGGGTGTGCAGCGCTTGCTGGCAGGAACAAACGCCGTGCTTGAGAGGGACTGGGTTGATGTGTCCGCTGAAGATGCCTCTGTGGGTGTCTTGGGTGATATGCGCGATGTGTACCAGCCTTGCGCGGCAGATCTGGCTCAGGCCAATGGCCTCACGGCCTTGCCTGCACTGGAGCAGATTGCGCTTGATGAATTCGCAGTGCCTGAGTTTCATTCGCGGGTCTATGCCTTTACGCGTGCGCTTAAGCCGGGGCAGACCGCCACTTATGGTGAGGTGGCCACGGCTTTGGGCGCTCCTGGCGCTGCGCGGGCCGTGGGGCAGGCGCTGGGGGCCAATCCGTTTGCGCCGATTGTTCCCTGCCATCGCGTGCTGGCGGCGGGTGGCAAGCCCGGAGGCTTTTCAGGCGGGCAGGGGGCCTTGACCAAGCTGCGCATGCTGGAGATTGAAGGCGGTGCCTGGGGCGGCACGCTGTCCTTGTTTGCGGATTGA